From the Hyphomicrobiaceae bacterium genome, the window GCCCGCCATCCAGAACGCAATACCAAGCCCCTTCTTCGGAACCGATACTTTCGCCGCTCCAGGCCTCGGCATCATCGGCGGTTTCATCATGTTCGCGCTCGGAAGCTGGTGGATGCAGGTGCAGGCGCGCAAGCTCATGGCGGCAGGCGAAGGCTTTGGCCTTCATGCTCAAACCACCGAAGAACGACGCGACATCCCAGTCGTCAGCTTCGCGACCGCGCTTATCCCGATCATCGTTGTCATCGGCCTCAACTTCTTGATGGCCAAAATCGTTCTGCCGAACATCGACACCAGCTTCTTGGCGAAACCGGAATTTGGCGGACTAAAAGATGCAAGCTCCGTGATCGGCATCTGGTCGATCATCGCGGCGGTCACGACCGCCGTGCTGTTATTGATCGCGCTGCACTGGCCTCGTTGGGCGGACCTCAAGAAGACGCTCAACGAGGGGACGTTCGGCTCGATGCTGCCGATCCTCAACACTGCGTCCGAGGTCGGTTATGGAACCGTGATCGCGTCGCTCGCGGGCTTCGCGATCATTCGCGACCTCGTCCTCAACATTCCGGGCAATCCGCTCGTTTCGGAGGCCGTTGCCGTCAACGTGCTTGCCGGCATTACGGGGTCTGCATCGGGCGGCATGTCTATCGCGCTCAAGACGCTTGGACCGCAATATCTTGAGATGGCCAACGCGGCTGGCATCAGTCCGCAACTGCTCCACCGCGTCGCCGCCATGGCATCAGGTTGCATGGATACACTTCCGCACAACGGGGCGGTCATTTCGCTGCTCACGATCTGCGGCCTCACGCACCGGGAGTCCTATAAATTCATCTTCTACAATACGGTCCTCTTCCCGCTGATCGCGCTCGTCGTCGTCATCATCCTCGGCAGCACGTTCGGAAGTTTTTAGCGGTGCCATTCCGACGGTCCTGCTAGATCTGCGCGTGTTCTATTTTTGTTCTTGACGACGTTCCGGGGCCGGACTAACGTCCTTCGCAAGTGGGGAGGGGCGTCATGTACGGTCAGATTTCAACGCTCGCGTTCATCGGCGTGGAGGCGCGCGCCGTCGAAGTTCAGGTGCGCATTACGCCAGGACAGCCAACGTTTGCGATTGTGGGACTTCCCGACAAGGCAGTGGCCGAGAGCCGCGAGCGGGTGCGCAACGCGCTGCACGCCGTCGGTCTGGGGCTTCCCTACAAGCATATCACCGTCAATCTCGCACCAGCCGACCTTCCTAAGGAGGGAAGCCATTTCGATTTGCCCATCGCGCTGGCCATGATGGCCGCGATGGAAGCCATCGCCCCTGACGCCATCAGCGGATACGCAGCTCTCGGCGAACTGGCCCTTGATGGCTCGATCCGCTCTGTTCCAGGCGCTTTGCCAGCCGCCATCGGCGCCAACGCTATCGGCAAGGGCCTCATCTGCCCGCAGTCGGGCGGCCCAGAAGCAGCGTGGGCCGGAGAAGAGATCGACATCCTTGCGCCTGCGCACCTGCTGTCCCTGGTCAATCACTTCAAAGGACTGCAAACGCTGTCACGTCCGGTGCCAAATCTCGAACGGACGCAAACCACGCTCGCTGATCTGGCCGACATCAAGGGCCAGGAGATGCCTAAGCGCGCGTTGGAGATCGCGGCCGCAGGGGGCCACAATCTGCTGATGATCGGTCCGCCGGGCTCGGGCAAATCCATGCTTGCCGCGCGCTTGCCCTCCATTCTTCCTCCCCTTTCACCAGAAGAAATTCTGGAAGTCTCGATGGTGCATTCGCTTGCGGGAGAGCTCATGGGCGGAAAGCTCGCTGTCGAGCGACCGTTTCGCGCACCGCATCACTCCGCCAGCATGGCAGCGCTCGTTGGCGGCGGGTCGCGGCCGCGGCCGGGCGAAGTTTCACTCGCGCATCTGGGCGTCCTGTTCCTCGATGAGCTTCCCGAGTTTCAGCCCAACGTGCTAGATGCGCTGCGCCAACCGCTGGAATCGGGCGAAACTGTTATCGCGCGCGCCAATCATCGCATCGCCTATCCATCACGCATCCAGCTTGTTGCTGCCATGAACCCCTGCAAGTGCGGGCACTCAGCGCCGGGTGAAAGCTGCAAACGCGGTCCGCGTTGCGCGACTGACTACCAAGCCCGAATCTCTGGGCCATTGCTTGACCGCATCGATCTGCAAATTGAAGTGCCTGCGGTCTCCGCAGCGGATCTTGTCCTGCCGGCGCCTTCGGAAGGAAGCACGCAGGTGCGCGCCAGAGTTTCCGCCGCACGCGAGCGGCAACGTGCCCGCTATACCGCTCTCGGGCACAAAAAAATCCGCACCAACGCGGACGTCTCTGGCAAACTTTTGGAAGACACCGCCATGCCCGATGAAGCCGGGGTGACGTTGCTACGACAGGCCGCCGAAACAATGCATTTGTCGGCGCGAGGCTTCCATCGGACATTGAAAGTCGCGCGCACCATTGCCGATCTTGACGCGTCCGATGCCGTCCAACGCATCCATGTCGCAGAGGCGCTTAGCTATCGCGCGGAGGTCTTGCGACAGGCACGAGCTGCGTGAGGACATTGAAGAAGCGGGTCGCAATGCTCATTCAGGTTGACGATAGACCCACCACGCCACCGGTATGACCGCGGCCTCCAGCAAAGCGTAGAAGATCAATAGTGGCGCCGGCGCGCCGTCAGCAAAAAAGCTCAAAAGCCGCCCAGTGACCAACCCGCCCGCAAAAAGCATTGTCGTCAAGATTGCGACGTCCTTGTGAGTATCGTTGAGCGCGCAGTAAAGCCAGAAACCTCCCAGCGCCAAGTACAGACACATGACCGCTCTGAGAATATGCGCAACGCTCACGCTGAGATCGTCGATCCCGAGAAATGTCCTTGCGAACCACGCTGGACTGATCCCGTACAAAAGCGCAATCACCGCAACCATGGCAAACGCCACATACAGAAATGCTTTCTTCCACATCATAGCCGACCGATCCCTTTCCCTGGGCACGAACATT encodes:
- a CDS encoding GntP family permease, which encodes MSTLGILISLALLMYFAYRGVTVLILAPLVAALALLFSGEVGTLLATYTQVFMKSMGGYLIQFFPLFLLGAIFGKLMDDSGSARAIAHAIIEKIGKQHAIMAIVLSCALLTYGGVSLFVVAFAVFPIGAALFREANIPKRLIPGTIALGSFTFTMTALPGTPAIQNAIPSPFFGTDTFAAPGLGIIGGFIMFALGSWWMQVQARKLMAAGEGFGLHAQTTEERRDIPVVSFATALIPIIVVIGLNFLMAKIVLPNIDTSFLAKPEFGGLKDASSVIGIWSIIAAVTTAVLLLIALHWPRWADLKKTLNEGTFGSMLPILNTASEVGYGTVIASLAGFAIIRDLVLNIPGNPLVSEAVAVNVLAGITGSASGGMSIALKTLGPQYLEMANAAGISPQLLHRVAAMASGCMDTLPHNGAVISLLTICGLTHRESYKFIFYNTVLFPLIALVVVIILGSTFGSF
- a CDS encoding YifB family Mg chelatase-like AAA ATPase gives rise to the protein MYGQISTLAFIGVEARAVEVQVRITPGQPTFAIVGLPDKAVAESRERVRNALHAVGLGLPYKHITVNLAPADLPKEGSHFDLPIALAMMAAMEAIAPDAISGYAALGELALDGSIRSVPGALPAAIGANAIGKGLICPQSGGPEAAWAGEEIDILAPAHLLSLVNHFKGLQTLSRPVPNLERTQTTLADLADIKGQEMPKRALEIAAAGGHNLLMIGPPGSGKSMLAARLPSILPPLSPEEILEVSMVHSLAGELMGGKLAVERPFRAPHHSASMAALVGGGSRPRPGEVSLAHLGVLFLDELPEFQPNVLDALRQPLESGETVIARANHRIAYPSRIQLVAAMNPCKCGHSAPGESCKRGPRCATDYQARISGPLLDRIDLQIEVPAVSAADLVLPAPSEGSTQVRARVSAARERQRARYTALGHKKIRTNADVSGKLLEDTAMPDEAGVTLLRQAAETMHLSARGFHRTLKVARTIADLDASDAVQRIHVAEALSYRAEVLRQARAA
- a CDS encoding DUF4345 domain-containing protein, yielding MMWKKAFLYVAFAMVAVIALLYGISPAWFARTFLGIDDLSVSVAHILRAVMCLYLALGGFWLYCALNDTHKDVAILTTMLFAGGLVTGRLLSFFADGAPAPLLIFYALLEAAVIPVAWWVYRQPE